GTTGTAGTGCAATTGATATTGTTTTGATATTAAAAAAGCAGCGACAGGTGATTGAAGATTTTACAATTAGTATTGATGGCGAGCGTGAGCACGGGAAAGAGCCTTCGTTGTGGGAAACAATAGGACTTCATTTTAAATTTAAGGGACAAATTGATAAAGAGAAAGCAGAGCGAGCGGTTCAATTGTCGATGGAGAAATATTGTTCGGTTTCAAAAACGTTGGAACTTGCGGGAGCCAAGATAACATACAAGGTCTCCGTGAATGAATAAGAATAGGAACGCAGATTTATTATGATTTTTATGATAAAAAATGATTAATAGGTTTGGGTTCCGGTGTTATTTAAAACAAAAACATAATATGAGTAAAAATTTTATGTTTTAAAAATCTTAACAAATCATAACCATAATAAATCTGCGTTCCCATATCAATGCCCATGAAAAAATTTGAAACAAACGCCATTCGTACACAGTCGGAAAGAACTGAAAACAGAGAACATTCTGTGCCGTTGTATTTAACATCGAGTTTTACATTTGAGGATGCGGAACAGATGCGTGCTATGTTTGCAGATGAATTGGAAGGAAATATTTACAGTCGGTTTTCCAATCCAAACTCAACAGAATTTGTAGAAAAAATGTGTTTGATGGAAGGCGCAGAGGCTGGTTATGCAACCGCTTCAGGGATGTCTGCTATTTTTGCAAGTTTCATGGCATTGTTAAAGAGTGGCGATCATATTTTGTCTGCCAGTTCTATTTTTGGTTCTACCCATACGGTGATTACAAAATTTCTACCGAAATGGGGCATTGAGCATACATATGCGGATATCAATAAACCGGAGACTTGGGAAAAATTGATTCAAAAAAACACAAAAATGATTTTTGT
This Bacteroidota bacterium DNA region includes the following protein-coding sequences:
- a CDS encoding OsmC family protein, which gives rise to MRIELKRLDDAFHFEAISETGNVAQMDAGENIGGHNKGVRPMQMLLMGLGGCSAIDIVLILKKQRQVIEDFTISIDGEREHGKEPSLWETIGLHFKFKGQIDKEKAERAVQLSMEKYCSVSKTLELAGAKITYKVSVNE